In Glycine max cultivar Williams 82 chromosome 7, Glycine_max_v4.0, whole genome shotgun sequence, a single window of DNA contains:
- the LOC100817932 gene encoding exonuclease 1 — translation MGIKDLLRFMKPYIEPVHIKKYAGKRVGIDAYSWLHKGAYSCSMELCLDSNSERKLRYIDYFMHRVNLLRFYKITPVVVFDGCNVPCKAATEEERNRKRRANRELAMAKLKEGNVGAASELFQRAVSITPVMAHKLIQTLKSEKIEFVVAPYEADAQLAYMSQLGVENGGVAAVITEDSDLIAYGCPAIIFKMDRHGNGERIELEKVFSAESGRPSFRSFNMKLLTGMCVLAGCDFLPSVPGIGIARAHALVSKYRNLDRILSVLKIEKGDQMPEDYAKSFQEAVAVFEHAQIYDVNSKELKHMNPLPENFLGSLDGKFDFLGPEIPPSIVTAIAEGNLNPSTKKAFDKSECSRFPLQPIDLQSIDQVRKAEVPAPSRQGSSFSIITSHYTRESNAVARLSDKDKYSNEALALHKLIMPLGNNGTEEKTIISDFTPLKFPDNNPFRIRKNEGTYQTKDTVQKVSFASNMGYTDLCMSPDDFEEKGSENLSRKRKFQNFCSDKVEATDELFSGVTEVEKSDIPCMAVESPESINSDQTKKIADLKGRSESNKQSKRSNSKKTGSNNITLLSFFSRV, via the exons ATGGGCATCAAGGATCTTCTGAGGTTCATGAAACCTTACATTGAACCTGTCCACATCAAGAAGTACGCTGGAAAACGC GTGGGTATTGATGCGTATTCATGGCTTCACAAAGGGG CTTATTCGTGTAGTATGGAGCTTTGTCTGGATTCTAATAGTGAAAGGAAGTTGCGGTACATTGACTATTTTATGCATAGAGTGAACTTGCTTCGCTTCTATAAAATAACTCCAGTTGTTGTTTTTGATGGTTGCAATGTTCCTTGCAAGGCCGCAACTGAGGAAGAGAGAAAcag GAAAAGAAGGGCTAATCGTGAATTGGCAATGGCGAAGCTCAAAGAAGGGAATGTTGGTGCAGCTTCAGAGCTCTTCCAG AGAGCAGTGAGTATTACTCCCGTTATGGCACATAAGCTAATTCAG ACCCTAAAATCAGAGAAGATTGAGTTTGTTGTAGCTCCatatgaagcagatgctcagtTAGCGTACATGTCTCAGCTTGGAGTAGAAAATGGTGGAGTTGCAGCGGTGATCACAGAAGATAGTGATCTAATAGCATATGGCTGTCCAGCT ATTATTTTTAAGATGGACCGTCATGGGAATGGTGAAAGAATTGAGTTAGAGAAAGTGTTTTCTGCTGAGTCTGGTAGACCTTCATTTCGGAGTTTCAATATGAAACTCCTCACAG GTATGTGCGTCTTAGCTGGCTGTGATTTTCTTCCATCTGTTCCTGGAATTGGTATTGCTCGAGCTCATGCTTTAGTTTCCAAGTATCGGAACCTAGATCGT ATCTTGTCTGTTCTTAAGATCGAGAAAGGTGACCAAATGCCTGAAGATTATGCCAAATCCTTTCAAGAGGCTGTTGCGGTTTTTGAGCATGCTCAAAT ATATGATGTCAATTCTAAAGAGCTCAAGCACATGAATCCTCTTCCAGAAAATTTTCTTGGGTCACTTGATGGAAAATTTGATTTCTTGGGACC AGAAATTCCTCCATCAATAGTCACAGCAATAGCTGAAGGAAACTTGAATCCGTCAACTAAGAAAGCCTTTGATAAGTCTGAATGTTCTAGATTTCCTCTACAGCCCATTGATCTCCAAAGCATTGATCAAGTCCGGAAAGCTGAAGTTCCTGCACCATCTAGACAGGGGAGTAGCTTTTCAATCATCACCTCTCATTACACCAGAGAAAGTAATGCAG TGGCAAGGCTTTCAGATAAAGATAAGTATTCCAATGAAGCATTAGCACTTCATAAACTAATCATGCCATTGGGAAATAATGGAACAGAGGAAAAGACTATTATATCTGATTTCACTCCTTTGAAGTTTCCTGACAACAATCCATTCAGGATAAGAAAAAATGAGGGAACATATCAGACAAAGGACACTGTACAAAAAGTTTCTTTTGCCAGCAACATGGGATATACCGACTTATGCATGTCTCCAGATGACTTTGAAGAAAAGGGGTCTGAGAATCTCTCAAGGAAAAGGAAATTTCAGAACTTTTGCTCAGATAAAGTTGAAGCCACTGATGAACTGTTTTCAGGAGTGACTGAAGTAGAAAAATCTGATATTCCATGCATGGCTGTGGAATCCCCCGAAAGTATAAATTCTGATCAGACTAAGAAAATTGCCGATTTGAAAGGAAGAAGTGAAAGTAATAAGCAATCCAAGAGAAGCAACAGCAAGAAAACGGGGAGTAACAACATAACTCTTTTGAGTTTCTTTTCTAGAGTGTAA
- the LOC100814740 gene encoding beta-glucosidase 44: MVSLTPLCFFFTVLIAGGSVIRCAAGADAAAEPETVRFDTGGLSRETFPKGFLFGTATSAYQVEGMAHKDGRGPSIWDLFIKKPGIVANNGTGEVSVDQYHRYKEDIDLMASLNFDAYRFSISWSRIFPNGTGQVNWKGVAYYNRLINYLLEKGITPYANLYHYDLPLALEERYNGLLSRQVVNDFADYAEFCFKTFGDRVKNWMTFNEPRVVAALGYDNGFFAPGRCSKEYGNCTAGNSGTEPYIVAHNLILSHAAAVQRYREKYQEKQKGRIGILLDFVWYEPLTRSKADNLAAQRARDFHVGWFIHPLVYGEYPTTIQNIVGNRLPKFTSEEVKIVKGSIDFVGINQYTTYYMYDPHQAKPKVPGYQMDWNAGFAYAKNGVPIGPRAYSYWLYNVPWGMYKSLMYIKERYGNPTVFLSENGMDDPGNVTLPKGLHDTTRINYYKGYLTQLKKAVDDGANVVGYFAWSLLDNFEWRLGYTSRFGIVYVDFKTLKRYPKMSAYWFKQLIAKKKY; encoded by the exons ATGGTGTCTCTGACTCcgttatgtttcttttttaccgTGTTGATCGCTGGGGGGTCAGTGATCCGGTGTGCCGCGGGTGCAGATGCGGCCGCGGAGCCCGAAACGGTGCGTTTTGACACCGGGGGTTTGAGCAGAGAGACTTTTCCGAAAGGCTTCTTATTCGGAACGGCGACGTCTGCGTACCAAGTGGAGGGTATGGCCCACAAAGACGGTCGCGGCCCAAGCATTTGGGACCTCTTCATCAAAAAACCCG GGATTGTTGCAAATAATGGCACGGGAGAAGTTTCTGTTGATCAGTACCATCGCTACAAA GAAGATATAGATCTCATGGCCAGCTTGAATTTTGATGCCTACCGGTTCTCAATCTCGTGGTCCAGAATTTTTCCAA ATGGAACTGGCCAAGTAAATTGGAAAGGTGTAGCATACTACAATAGGCTGATCAATTACTTGCTAGAAAAAG GTATTACTCCATATGCAAATCTCTACCATTATGATCTTCCTTTAGCACTTGAGGAGAGGTACAACGGATTATTGAGCCGGCAAGTTGT GAATGATTTTGCAgattatgcagaattttgtttCAAGACTTTTGGAGATAGAGTTAAGAATTGGATGACGTTTAATGAACCTCGTGTGGTGGCTGCTCTTGGCTATGATAATGGTTTCTTTGCCCCTGGAAGATGCTCAAAAGAATATGGGAATTGTACAGCTGGCAACTCAGGCACTGAGCCTTACATTGTTGCCCACAATTTGATATTGTCACATGCAGCTGCTGTTCAAAGATACCGAGAGAAGTATCAA GAAAAGCAAAAGGGAAGGATTGGGATCCTCTTGGATTTTGTTTGGTATGAGCCTCTTACAAGATCAAAGGCCGACAATTTAGCAGCTCAAAGAGCCAGAGACTTTCATGTTGGATG GTTCATTCATCCCCTTGTTTATGGAGAGTATCCAACAACCATTCAAAATATTGTTGGGAATAGACTCCCCAAATTCACTAGTGAAGAAGTTAAAATCGTGAAGGGTTCAATAGATTTTGTTGGAATCAACCAATATACTACGTACTACATGTATGATCCTCATCAAGCAAAACCTAAAGTCCCAGGCTATCAAATGGACTGGAATGCAGGATTTGCTT ATGCAAAGAACGGAGTGCCTATTGGTCCAAGG GCTTATTCTTATTGGCTTTACAACGTACCATGGGGCATGTACAAATCATTGATGTACATAAAGGAACGTTATGGAAACCCAACTGTGTTCTTATCCGAAAATG GCATGGATGATCCGGGTAACGTGACTCTTCCCAAGGGTTTGCATGACACCACAAGGATAAACTATTACAAAGGCTATTTGACTCAACTAAAGAAGGCAGTTGATGATGGAGCTAATGTGGTTGGATACTTTGCATGGTCATTGCTGGATAACTTTGAATGGAGGTTGGGTTACACATCAAGGTTTGGCATTGTCTATGTTGATTTCAAAACCCTCAAGAGATACCCTAAGATGTCAGCATACTGGTTCAAGCAACTCATTGCCAAAAAGAAGTACTAA